From Pulveribacter suum, a single genomic window includes:
- a CDS encoding GatB/YqeY domain-containing protein, with protein sequence MSLKDQITEDMKTAMRAKDSERLGTIRLLQAAMKQREVDERITLDDAAVVAIVDKLIKQRKDSITAFEGAGRQDLADKEKAELAVLAAYLPERMSEAEVQQAVQAIVAELGAAGPGDMGKVMGAAKARLAGKADMGLVSAAVKAALAR encoded by the coding sequence ATGAGCCTCAAGGACCAGATCACCGAAGACATGAAGACCGCCATGCGGGCCAAGGACAGCGAGCGCCTGGGCACCATTCGGCTGCTGCAGGCGGCGATGAAGCAGCGCGAGGTGGACGAGCGCATCACGCTGGATGACGCGGCCGTCGTCGCCATCGTGGACAAGCTCATCAAGCAGCGCAAGGATTCCATCACCGCCTTCGAGGGCGCGGGCCGCCAGGACCTGGCCGACAAGGAAAAGGCCGAGCTGGCCGTGCTGGCCGCCTACCTGCCCGAGCGCATGTCCGAAGCCGAGGTGCAGCAGGCCGTGCAGGCCATCGTGGCCGAGCTGGGCGCCGCCGGCCCTGGCGACATGGGCAAGGTCATGGGCGCGGCCAAGGCGCGCCTGGCCGGCAAGGCGGACATGGGCCTGGTGTCAGCCGCGGTAAAGGCCGCGCTGGCCCGCTGA
- a CDS encoding M66 family metalloprotease codes for MRNDLGGSLPGMVQFGQSHTVDPSGNEAKNMPRLTMHKEALLLVTPDPALGALEGLQVAVTVNGQAKGTLPLRHPNDIPRSDYANNDGRPDYVYSRRAWTVALPWDWVQPGLALRVADAQGRTGMLASSAIDFAGAGELVLHSIRLGMLTDVPKDRHWFRTNPEQAATDYLQTIPAARITAAYYEDVTLPKVMVASGVIYSDKSATSGDVYSGDMRENTGKSTFSVGINLANWGVSASSMASQNQPQVTQNVTLHHARGAYQNGLASHGLSGGNSILTLYNSDYNEFSHEIGHHYGLGHYPGEENGNRFLSGNHHDSGWGYIGYRKRMRANIHWTAAKTDHLAGMPELDGTYTFTPDAMAGGNFSSSLSRYTHYTGYSTKIEIQPAFNRVAVFSAESPTGYKKWNAQSRAMENFAPPIPGGNGPVWYNSSTGKFLAPRLHGVPVVTLLGGYDPESTRPAAEQALIYPALRSNWGNVFDLPTDATDTQEKRSCWLQVDFATARAQQRIALAGRRLQGKSVNKLHVHLAQSDQPRRAELLCQTPGQPVQSLYVLDIATGQPPLPAPVIVGKDKGYSALRAYELPQMQQALQGLSGKAVPSLSGEAKVIVDSWSDDPGGLSAAAQAQLQRYKLQQEQSLRLNRWISAYGRALDANVPEAQSALMQFVQTLGLASQPAVPQGQTLTMSNGNCIRKVGNDVGIAGSSLCKGGLDEQWVLDGRGSVRSRASLDLCLTDKGGSNQIRLQPCDLNNEAQVWDTNTPKRIARGGRCFDLSGGYLTNNLGTLITYNCTGGGNQQWGALVASDNLALTLLTGDNVLRLVKAAEATATKPAAAAAH; via the coding sequence GTGCGCAACGATCTGGGCGGCTCCCTGCCGGGCATGGTGCAGTTTGGCCAGAGCCACACGGTGGACCCGTCCGGCAACGAGGCGAAGAACATGCCGCGGCTGACGATGCACAAGGAGGCCCTGCTGCTGGTCACACCCGACCCGGCGCTGGGTGCGCTCGAAGGCCTGCAGGTCGCTGTGACCGTCAATGGTCAGGCCAAGGGCACTCTGCCCCTGCGCCACCCCAATGACATTCCGCGCTCGGACTACGCCAACAACGATGGCCGCCCCGACTACGTCTATTCCCGCCGCGCCTGGACGGTGGCATTGCCCTGGGACTGGGTGCAGCCCGGCCTGGCGCTGCGCGTGGCCGATGCCCAGGGCCGCACCGGCATGCTGGCGTCCAGCGCCATCGACTTCGCCGGCGCCGGCGAGCTGGTGCTGCACAGCATTCGCCTGGGCATGCTCACGGACGTGCCCAAAGACCGGCACTGGTTCCGCACCAACCCCGAGCAAGCGGCAACCGACTACCTGCAGACCATTCCCGCCGCGCGCATCACTGCCGCCTACTACGAGGATGTGACGCTCCCCAAGGTCATGGTGGCCTCGGGGGTGATCTACAGCGACAAGAGCGCCACCAGCGGCGACGTCTATAGCGGCGACATGCGCGAGAACACGGGCAAGTCCACCTTCAGCGTCGGCATCAACTTGGCCAACTGGGGTGTCAGCGCTTCCAGCATGGCGAGCCAGAACCAGCCGCAGGTGACGCAGAACGTCACCTTGCACCATGCCCGTGGCGCCTACCAAAATGGCCTGGCCAGCCATGGGCTGTCGGGTGGCAACAGCATCCTGACACTCTACAACTCGGACTACAACGAGTTCAGCCACGAGATCGGGCACCACTATGGGCTGGGGCACTACCCCGGTGAGGAAAACGGCAACCGCTTCCTGTCGGGCAACCACCACGACAGTGGCTGGGGCTACATCGGCTATCGCAAGCGCATGCGGGCGAACATCCACTGGACGGCGGCCAAGACCGACCACTTGGCCGGCATGCCCGAGCTGGACGGTACCTACACCTTCACGCCGGATGCCATGGCAGGGGGCAATTTCAGCAGCAGCCTGTCGCGCTACACGCATTACACCGGCTACAGCACCAAAATAGAGATCCAGCCCGCCTTCAACAGGGTGGCCGTTTTCTCTGCCGAGTCGCCCACCGGCTACAAGAAGTGGAATGCGCAAAGCAGGGCGATGGAGAATTTCGCCCCTCCCATCCCGGGCGGCAACGGCCCGGTTTGGTACAACAGCAGCACGGGCAAGTTCCTGGCGCCGCGCCTGCATGGCGTGCCGGTGGTGACGCTGCTGGGCGGCTATGACCCGGAATCGACCCGGCCGGCGGCCGAGCAGGCGCTGATCTATCCGGCACTGCGCAGCAACTGGGGCAACGTCTTCGACCTGCCCACAGACGCCACCGACACCCAGGAAAAGCGCAGCTGCTGGCTGCAGGTGGACTTCGCCACCGCCAGGGCGCAGCAGCGCATTGCGCTGGCCGGCCGCCGGCTGCAAGGCAAGTCGGTCAACAAGCTGCACGTACACCTCGCGCAAAGCGACCAGCCCCGCCGCGCAGAGCTGCTGTGCCAGACGCCTGGCCAGCCGGTGCAGTCCCTGTACGTGCTGGACATTGCAACCGGCCAGCCGCCCCTGCCGGCCCCCGTCATCGTGGGCAAGGACAAGGGCTACAGCGCGCTGCGCGCCTACGAGCTGCCGCAGATGCAGCAAGCCCTGCAGGGCCTGAGCGGCAAGGCGGTGCCCAGCCTCAGCGGCGAGGCCAAGGTGATCGTGGACAGCTGGAGCGACGATCCGGGCGGCCTGTCCGCAGCGGCGCAGGCGCAGCTGCAGCGCTACAAGCTCCAGCAGGAGCAAAGCCTGCGCCTGAACCGCTGGATCAGCGCCTATGGCCGTGCGCTGGACGCGAACGTGCCCGAGGCGCAAAGCGCATTGATGCAGTTCGTGCAGACCCTCGGCCTGGCCAGCCAGCCCGCCGTTCCCCAGGGCCAGACGCTGACCATGTCCAACGGCAACTGCATCCGCAAGGTGGGCAACGACGTCGGCATCGCGGGCAGCAGCCTGTGCAAGGGCGGCCTTGATGAGCAGTGGGTACTGGACGGCCGCGGCAGCGTGCGCAGCCGCGCCAGCCTGGACCTGTGCCTGACCGACAAGGGCGGCAGCAACCAGATCAGGCTGCAGCCATGCGACCTGAACAACGAGGCCCAGGTGTGGGACACCAACACGCCCAAGCGCATCGCACGCGGCGGGCGCTGCTTTGACCTCAGTGGCGGCTACCTGACCAACAACCTGGGCACGCTGATCACCTACAACTGCACGGGGGGCGGCAACCAGCAATGGGGCGCCCTGGTGGCCAGCGACAACCTGGCACTGACCCTGCTGACGGGCGACAACGTGCTGCGCCTGGTCAAGGCCGCCGAAGCCACGGCCACCAAGCCTGCCGCTGCCGCAGCGCACTGA
- a CDS encoding efflux transporter outer membrane subunit — MTTALFLPSRLARPARLTLAAPLLALTACMSLAPPPEVPPLPVPATLDAPTPPDAPLLAVPTDPARAPFVVDERLRTVLGMALAGNRDLQLAVLAVERARAQYGIAQADRLPTLAATGAAARSRSADDLTAAGRGNTASQYSAGVGLAGYEIDFWGRVRNLNEAALQEFLRSQDNQRSARIGLVSDVMLTWLNLDADARRLLLARATLRARDKQLALTQASHALGASSGLTLAQAQTTVDSARADVGAFEAQVARGRNALALLAGSPVPANLLPASVAAALAAQGTGADIAAPPADTLATALPAIAPGLPSSVLLARPDVRAAEHALAAASAQIGVARAAFFPSISLTASVGTASTELSGLFAAGNGTWSFAPQIRLPLFDAGRNRANLRVAEVARESAVAQYDKAIQAAFREVRDALAERATLDGRLAAQQSLVAASQQVLTLSQARFRLGADSYLPVLDAERALYSAQQSLIALQLAEQANRVALYRALGGQWRGQAADEPPPAS; from the coding sequence ATGACCACAGCCCTTTTTCTGCCCTCCCGCCTGGCACGCCCGGCGCGCCTGACCCTGGCAGCGCCGCTGCTGGCGCTGACGGCCTGCATGTCGCTGGCGCCGCCGCCCGAGGTGCCGCCGCTGCCCGTGCCCGCCACGCTGGACGCGCCGACGCCGCCCGATGCCCCGCTGCTGGCCGTGCCCACCGACCCGGCGCGCGCGCCCTTCGTGGTGGACGAGCGCCTGCGTACCGTGCTGGGCATGGCGCTGGCCGGCAACCGCGACCTGCAGCTGGCCGTGCTGGCCGTGGAACGGGCACGGGCGCAGTACGGCATCGCCCAGGCCGACCGGCTGCCCACGCTGGCCGCCACCGGCGCCGCGGCGCGCAGCCGCAGCGCCGATGACCTGACGGCCGCCGGGCGCGGCAACACCGCCAGCCAGTACAGCGCCGGCGTGGGCCTGGCCGGCTACGAGATCGACTTCTGGGGCCGCGTGCGCAACCTCAACGAGGCGGCGCTGCAGGAGTTTTTGCGCAGCCAGGACAACCAGCGCAGCGCCCGCATCGGCCTGGTGTCCGACGTCATGCTGACCTGGCTGAACCTGGACGCCGACGCGCGCCGCCTGCTGCTGGCGCGCGCCACGCTGCGCGCGCGCGACAAGCAGCTGGCGCTGACGCAGGCCAGCCACGCGCTGGGCGCAAGCTCGGGCCTGACGCTGGCCCAGGCGCAGACCACGGTGGACAGCGCCCGGGCCGACGTGGGCGCGTTCGAGGCGCAGGTGGCGCGCGGGCGCAATGCGCTGGCGCTGCTGGCAGGCAGCCCGGTGCCGGCCAATTTGCTGCCGGCCAGCGTCGCCGCAGCGCTGGCGGCCCAGGGCACAGGTGCGGACATCGCCGCCCCTCCGGCGGACACGCTGGCCACCGCACTGCCCGCCATCGCGCCCGGCCTGCCGTCCAGCGTGCTGCTGGCCCGCCCGGACGTGCGCGCGGCCGAGCATGCGCTGGCGGCGGCCAGCGCGCAGATCGGCGTGGCGCGCGCCGCGTTTTTTCCCTCCATCAGCCTGACGGCCAGCGTGGGCACGGCCAGCACCGAGCTCTCGGGCCTGTTCGCCGCCGGCAATGGCACCTGGAGCTTTGCGCCGCAGATCCGCCTGCCCCTGTTTGACGCCGGGCGCAACCGCGCCAACCTGCGCGTGGCGGAGGTGGCGCGCGAGAGCGCCGTCGCCCAGTACGACAAGGCCATCCAGGCAGCCTTTCGCGAGGTGCGCGACGCGCTGGCCGAGCGCGCCACGCTGGACGGGCGGCTGGCGGCGCAGCAGTCGCTGGTGGCGGCCAGCCAGCAGGTGCTGACGCTGTCGCAGGCGCGCTTTCGTCTGGGCGCCGACAGCTACCTGCCGGTGCTGGACGCCGAGCGCGCGCTCTATAGCGCCCAGCAGTCGCTCATCGCCCTGCAGCTGGCCGAGCAGGCCAACCGCGTGGCGCTGTACCGCGCGCTGGGCGGCCAGTGGCGCGGGCAGGCGGCGGACGAGCCGCCCCCGGCGTCCTGA
- a CDS encoding tartrate dehydrogenase, with the protein MSRPFQIAVLAGDGIGREVMPEGLRAVQAAAERFGIALQLHTFDWAHCDYYARHAQMMPGDWKAQLSGMDALFFGAVGWPATVPDHVSLWGSLLKFRREFDQYINLRPVRLFEGVPCPLAGREPGDIDYVVVRENTEGEYTSLGGIMYEGTDREIVIQESVYSRHGAERLLKYAFELAASRARKHVTLATKSNGIAISMPWWDARADEVARQYPDVALDKQHIDILAARFVLQPGRFDVVAATNLFGDILSDLGPATTGTIGLAPSANLNPERRFPSLFEPVHGSAPDIYGQGIANPIAMIWSGALMLDFLTQGEGPGRAAHDAIVAAIEEVLRSGPRTPDLGGSASTTEVGQAVAAAVSQG; encoded by the coding sequence ATGTCCCGCCCCTTCCAGATCGCGGTCCTCGCCGGCGACGGCATTGGCCGCGAGGTCATGCCCGAGGGCCTGCGGGCCGTGCAGGCCGCCGCCGAGCGCTTCGGCATCGCGCTGCAGCTGCATACCTTCGACTGGGCGCACTGCGACTACTACGCCCGGCACGCACAGATGATGCCCGGCGACTGGAAGGCGCAACTGTCAGGCATGGACGCCCTCTTCTTCGGCGCCGTGGGCTGGCCGGCCACTGTGCCGGACCACGTCTCGCTGTGGGGTTCACTGCTCAAGTTCCGCCGCGAATTCGACCAGTACATCAACCTGCGCCCGGTGCGCCTGTTCGAGGGCGTGCCCTGCCCGCTGGCGGGCAGGGAGCCCGGCGACATCGACTACGTGGTGGTGCGCGAGAACACCGAGGGCGAATACACGTCGCTGGGCGGCATCATGTACGAGGGCACGGACCGCGAGATCGTCATCCAGGAATCGGTCTATTCGCGCCACGGCGCCGAGCGGCTGCTGAAGTACGCCTTCGAGCTGGCCGCCAGCCGGGCGCGCAAGCACGTGACCCTGGCCACCAAGAGCAACGGCATCGCCATCAGCATGCCCTGGTGGGACGCGCGCGCCGACGAGGTGGCGCGCCAGTACCCGGACGTGGCGCTGGACAAGCAGCACATCGACATCCTGGCGGCGCGCTTCGTGCTGCAGCCCGGGCGCTTTGACGTGGTGGCGGCGACGAATCTGTTCGGCGACATCCTGTCGGACCTGGGCCCTGCCACCACAGGCACCATCGGCCTGGCGCCTTCGGCCAACCTGAACCCCGAGCGGCGCTTCCCCAGCCTGTTCGAGCCGGTGCACGGCTCGGCGCCGGACATCTACGGCCAGGGCATCGCCAATCCGATCGCCATGATCTGGTCGGGTGCGCTGATGCTGGACTTCCTGACCCAGGGCGAAGGCCCCGGGCGCGCCGCGCACGACGCCATCGTGGCGGCGATTGAAGAGGTGCTGCGCAGCGGCCCGCGCACGCCCGACCTGGGCGGCAGCGCCAGCACCACCGAAGTGGGCCAGGCAGTAGCCGCCGCCGTCAGCCAGGGCTGA
- a CDS encoding BaiN/RdsA family NAD(P)/FAD-dependent oxidoreductase gives MPSSPSFDAVILGAGAAGLFCAAQAGQRGLKVLLIDHAVRVAEKIRISGGGRCNFTNQGLDLRAPQRHFVGANPQFARAALTRYTPAHFTQLLQRHGVAFHEKHKGQLFCDRSAEDVIALLLAECAAGGVQRWQPCAVKNVGFLPSSAGGESAGSYQIDTDRGPVQARSLVVATGGLSIPQIGASDLGYRLARQFGLPVVAQRPGLVPLTFDAATWAPWNALAGVALPVAISTGAGKKGRTTFHEDLLFTHRGLSGPAVLQISSYWQPGTPLSIDLAPGVALQDALRQAKARGSRKLLANELATWLPARLADAWAAQSPDWQRPICEASDRALSRLGEQLSHWQITPSGTEGYKKAEVTLGGVDTAALSQQTLEAKAQPGLYFIGEVVDVTGWLGGYNFQWAWASAAACAQALEPGR, from the coding sequence GTGCCCTCCTCCCCGTCTTTCGATGCCGTCATCCTCGGCGCCGGCGCTGCCGGATTGTTCTGCGCCGCGCAGGCGGGCCAGCGCGGCCTGAAGGTGCTGCTGATCGACCACGCCGTGCGCGTGGCCGAAAAAATCCGCATCTCCGGCGGCGGGCGCTGCAATTTCACCAACCAGGGGCTGGACCTGCGCGCCCCGCAGCGCCACTTCGTCGGCGCCAATCCGCAGTTCGCCCGCGCTGCGCTCACGCGCTACACGCCGGCGCACTTCACGCAGCTGCTGCAGCGCCACGGCGTCGCCTTTCATGAAAAGCACAAGGGCCAGCTGTTTTGCGACCGTTCGGCCGAGGACGTCATCGCCCTGCTGCTGGCCGAGTGCGCCGCCGGCGGCGTGCAGCGCTGGCAGCCCTGCGCCGTCAAAAATGTAGGCTTTTTGCCCTCCAGCGCAGGCGGGGAAAGCGCGGGCAGCTATCAAATTGATACCGACCGCGGCCCCGTGCAGGCCCGCAGCCTGGTGGTGGCCACGGGCGGCCTGTCGATTCCGCAGATCGGCGCGAGCGACCTGGGCTACCGGCTGGCGCGGCAGTTCGGCCTGCCGGTGGTGGCGCAGCGCCCGGGCCTGGTGCCGCTGACCTTCGACGCTGCCACCTGGGCGCCCTGGAACGCGCTGGCCGGCGTGGCGCTGCCGGTGGCGATCAGCACCGGGGCCGGCAAGAAGGGCCGCACGACCTTCCACGAAGACCTGCTGTTTACCCACCGCGGCCTGTCGGGCCCGGCGGTGCTGCAGATCTCCAGCTACTGGCAGCCGGGCACGCCCCTGTCCATCGACCTGGCGCCGGGCGTGGCGCTGCAGGACGCGCTGCGCCAGGCCAAGGCGCGCGGCTCGCGCAAGCTGCTGGCCAACGAGCTGGCCACCTGGCTGCCCGCCCGCCTGGCCGACGCCTGGGCCGCGCAAAGCCCCGACTGGCAGCGCCCCATTTGCGAGGCCAGCGACCGCGCGCTGTCGCGCCTGGGCGAGCAGCTGTCGCACTGGCAGATCACCCCCAGCGGCACCGAGGGCTACAAGAAGGCCGAGGTGACGCTGGGCGGCGTGGACACGGCCGCGCTGTCGCAGCAGACCCTGGAGGCCAAGGCCCAGCCGGGGCTGTACTTCATCGGCGAAGTGGTGGACGTGACGGGCTGGCTGGGGGGCTACAACTTCCAGTGGGCCTGGGCCAGCGCGGCCGCCTGCGCGCAGGCGCTGGAGCCAGGGCGCTAG
- the rpsU gene encoding 30S ribosomal protein S21, whose protein sequence is MTTIRVKENEPFDVALRRFKRTIEKLGLLTDLRAREFYEKPTAERKRKKAAAVKRHYKRVRSMQLPKKLY, encoded by the coding sequence ATGACCACCATTCGTGTAAAAGAGAACGAACCCTTTGACGTGGCCCTGCGCCGCTTCAAGCGCACCATTGAAAAGCTGGGCCTGCTGACCGACCTGCGTGCCCGCGAGTTCTACGAAAAACCCACCGCCGAGCGCAAGCGCAAGAAGGCTGCGGCCGTCAAGCGCCACTACAAGCGCGTGCGCAGCATGCAGCTGCCCAAGAAGCTGTACTAA
- a CDS encoding ABC transporter substrate-binding protein: MRPFAFLPPSAPRHPGRRSVLQGLAAGACALALAPGAAPALAQQGARGARSDIVVGRSTALTGPLAPFMAPIHEAHEAAIADFNAQGGVGGRKVRLVTLDDGFDARRTLDNARQLVEREGAVALFGQAGTSQVMALLPYLERARTPLVAVYTGSPAPRAAASAWLFTTSASYSDELAQIVRNLVATQSARIAIAYEDNDFGKLTLPLAQQIATAEGATVVATQAMHSSGQDAGEVARALAAQRPQAVLMVAAGPSVVAYVRAHRAQLGVPLYTLSLGAGAHVIRALGDDARGLAVARTTPSPRRATLAVTREFQASMKRHGLEPDYDRYIGYLDARVLLEALRAAGPAASGESVARAMEGLGPLDLGGHTYRFGPGERNGSRFVDIAVIGPGGQYMR, from the coding sequence GTGCGCCCCTTTGCCTTTCTTCCCCCGTCTGCCCCGCGCCACCCGGGCCGGCGCAGCGTGCTGCAAGGCCTGGCGGCGGGCGCCTGCGCGCTGGCGCTCGCGCCCGGCGCGGCGCCGGCGCTGGCCCAGCAGGGCGCGCGCGGGGCGCGCAGTGACATCGTGGTGGGGCGCTCCACCGCGCTCACCGGTCCGCTCGCGCCGTTCATGGCGCCCATCCATGAGGCGCACGAGGCCGCCATCGCCGACTTCAATGCGCAGGGCGGAGTCGGCGGGCGCAAGGTGCGGCTGGTCACGCTGGACGACGGCTTTGACGCCCGCCGCACCCTGGACAACGCGCGCCAGCTCGTCGAGCGCGAGGGCGCGGTGGCGCTGTTCGGGCAGGCCGGCACCTCGCAGGTCATGGCGCTGCTGCCCTACCTGGAGCGTGCGCGCACGCCGCTGGTGGCCGTCTATACCGGCAGCCCCGCGCCGCGCGCAGCCGCCAGCGCCTGGCTGTTCACCACCAGCGCCAGCTACTCCGACGAGCTGGCGCAGATCGTGCGCAACCTGGTGGCGACGCAGAGCGCGCGCATCGCCATCGCCTATGAGGACAACGATTTCGGCAAGCTGACGCTGCCCCTGGCGCAGCAGATCGCCACCGCCGAGGGCGCCACCGTCGTCGCCACGCAAGCCATGCACAGCAGCGGCCAGGACGCGGGCGAGGTCGCGCGGGCGCTGGCGGCCCAGCGGCCACAGGCGGTGCTGATGGTCGCTGCCGGGCCGTCGGTGGTGGCCTACGTGCGCGCCCACCGGGCGCAGCTGGGCGTGCCGCTGTACACGCTGTCCCTGGGCGCGGGGGCGCACGTCATCCGCGCCCTGGGCGACGACGCGCGCGGCCTGGCCGTGGCGCGCACCACGCCATCGCCGCGGCGCGCCACCCTGGCCGTGACGCGCGAATTCCAGGCGTCGATGAAGCGCCACGGCCTGGAGCCCGACTACGACCGCTACATCGGCTACCTGGACGCCCGCGTGCTCCTGGAGGCGCTGCGCGCGGCCGGCCCGGCAGCCAGCGGCGAGAGCGTGGCACGGGCCATGGAAGGCCTGGGCCCGCTCGACCTGGGCGGGCACACCTACCGCTTCGGCCCCGGCGAGCGCAACGGCTCGCGCTTTGTGGACATCGCCGTGATCGGGCCGGGCGGACAGTACATGCGCTGA
- the cobA gene encoding uroporphyrinogen-III C-methyltransferase, giving the protein MNTPTHTTGSCTLVGAGPGDPELLTLKAARAIAAATVLLVDDLVGDDIVALASPGARIVRVGKRGGCRSTPQEFIERLMVAEVRAGEAVVRLKGGDPFIFGRGGEEVQALRQAGIEPVVVNGITAGLAAPTQLGVPLTHRAHAQGVLLLTGHSQSGGGQTDWALLGATAHQARLTLVIYMGMRGARQIQQGLLAGGLPAHTPVAVVQHATLACQRSAVTTLGALHDTIARERLASPSVIVVGDVVRGAQALAEAGPAPADCRAGVTGRG; this is encoded by the coding sequence ATGAACACCCCCACGCACACGACCGGCAGCTGCACCCTGGTGGGCGCCGGCCCGGGCGACCCGGAACTGCTCACCCTGAAGGCCGCGCGCGCCATTGCCGCGGCCACCGTGCTGCTGGTCGATGACCTGGTGGGCGACGACATCGTCGCCCTGGCCTCGCCCGGTGCGCGCATCGTGCGCGTGGGCAAGCGCGGGGGCTGCCGCAGCACGCCGCAGGAGTTCATCGAGCGGCTGATGGTGGCCGAGGTGCGCGCCGGCGAGGCGGTGGTGCGCCTGAAGGGGGGCGACCCCTTCATCTTCGGGCGCGGCGGCGAAGAGGTGCAGGCGCTGCGCCAGGCGGGCATCGAGCCGGTGGTGGTGAACGGCATCACCGCCGGCCTGGCGGCGCCCACGCAGCTGGGCGTGCCCCTCACGCACCGCGCGCACGCCCAGGGCGTGCTTCTGCTCACCGGCCACAGCCAAAGCGGCGGCGGGCAGACCGACTGGGCGCTGCTGGGCGCCACCGCCCACCAGGCCCGCCTGACGCTGGTCATCTACATGGGCATGCGCGGCGCGCGCCAGATCCAGCAGGGCCTGCTGGCCGGCGGCCTGCCCGCGCACACGCCGGTGGCCGTGGTGCAGCACGCCACGCTGGCGTGCCAGCGCAGCGCCGTGACCACGCTGGGCGCGCTGCACGACACCATCGCGCGCGAACGCCTGGCCAGCCCCAGCGTGATCGTGGTGGGCGACGTGGTGCGCGGAGCGCAGGCGCTGGCCGAGGCAGGGCCCGCCCCGGCGGACTGTCGCGCGGGAGTCACGGGCCGCGGGTAA
- the ybiB gene encoding DNA-binding protein YbiB → MAISHYIKEIGRGARGARALTREQAADLFGQLLDGHASDLEVGAFCVAMRIKGESAAEMCGFLDAVHARMARVPALAGGAPLVVLPSYNGARRLPVLTPLLALLLAREGLAVLVHGMRTEARRVLASDVLQSLGVPAPAAPEAIAPGAVGLLATAALHPGLARLLAVREAIGLRTPAHSVVKLLAPCAGPALVVGSYTHPEYFELALDVARELPLHLLLSRGLEGEVAADPRRQPRYDAVVAGRHTLLAEQQAGTAAAVPGLPEAIDIETTAAYTRAVLNGALPVPEALAAQVRHITHVARQIAQEAAA, encoded by the coding sequence ATGGCCATCAGCCACTACATCAAGGAGATAGGCCGGGGCGCGCGCGGCGCCCGGGCGCTCACGCGCGAACAGGCGGCCGACCTGTTCGGCCAGCTGCTGGATGGGCACGCCAGCGACCTGGAAGTGGGCGCCTTCTGCGTGGCCATGCGCATCAAGGGCGAGAGCGCGGCGGAGATGTGCGGCTTTCTGGACGCCGTGCACGCGCGCATGGCGCGGGTGCCGGCGCTGGCGGGCGGCGCCCCGCTGGTCGTGCTGCCCAGCTACAACGGCGCGCGCCGGCTGCCTGTGCTCACGCCCCTGCTGGCGCTGCTGCTGGCGCGCGAAGGGCTGGCAGTGCTGGTGCACGGCATGCGCACCGAGGCGCGCCGCGTTTTAGCCTCTGATGTGCTGCAAAGCCTGGGTGTACCGGCGCCGGCAGCTCCTGAAGCGATAGCACCTGGGGCCGTGGGGCTGCTGGCCACGGCGGCGCTGCACCCGGGCCTGGCGCGCCTGCTGGCGGTGCGCGAAGCCATCGGCCTGCGCACGCCGGCGCACAGCGTCGTCAAGCTGCTGGCGCCCTGCGCCGGGCCGGCCCTGGTGGTGGGCAGCTACACCCACCCCGAGTATTTCGAGCTGGCGCTGGACGTGGCGCGCGAGCTGCCCCTGCACCTGCTGCTGTCGCGCGGGCTGGAGGGCGAAGTGGCCGCCGACCCGCGCCGCCAGCCGCGCTACGACGCCGTGGTGGCCGGCCGCCACACCCTGCTGGCCGAGCAGCAGGCCGGCACCGCCGCCGCCGTGCCCGGCCTGCCCGAGGCCATCGACATCGAGACCACCGCCGCCTACACCCGCGCCGTGCTGAACGGCGCCCTGCCCGTGCCCGAGGCGCTGGCCGCCCAGGTGCGCCACATCACGCACGTGGCGCGGCAGATCGCGCAGGAGGCCGCGGCATGA